The sequence TGTTTGTATTTCCAGCCCGCCTAAAAAAATAATATCCATTGTCTTTTCCGGTTATCATGTGCGCTTTAAAAAAGGTAAGTATCAGGGAATTGACTCTGGGTTACAAGTTTGGCGTTGTCGAGAGGTAAACAATGTTTGAATGGTCATTTATTCCATTAGCTTATTTGGCGGGTTCGATTTCGAGTGCGATTTTGGTCTGCAAGCTAATGGGTTTGCCGGATCCACGTGATCAAGGATCGGGCAATCCAGGTGCAACTAATGTGATGCGGATAGGGGGTAAAAAAGCAGCGGCCATTACCTTGCTCGGCGATTTGTTGAAAGGTTTGCTGCCGGTCTATTTTGCAAATCTGTTGAATGTATCTCCAGAGATTTTGGCAATGACCGGGCTGGCTGCATTTTTAGGCCATTTGTACCCTGTTTTTTTTGGTTTTAAAGGGGGAAAAGGGGTGGCAACATCAATAGGTGTGCTGCTCGGTTTTTCATGGTGGTTAGGTTTGATTTTTATGGCAATCTGGTTTTCCATTTACAAGATTTCAAAAATTTCCTCTTTGTCAGCATTAGTTGCCTCAACCATTTCTCCTATCGTAACCTGGTACCTTACCAAAGAAATATATCTGTTGTTAGCCGCTCTAGTGATGACAATTATTTTGCTTTGGCGTCATAAAAGTAATATCCAAAGACTGTTAGCCGGGCAAGAAGCTTGACGTTTTATTGTCCACTCCGGGCAATTCGTTGATAGGCCAGCGAGGCCTGGCCTGAATGCATAAGTCGTCGTGTTGGTCCGCTAAAAACCTTTGGCAGCCTGCGTAGGCTACCATGGCTGCATTGTCGGTACAA comes from Methylicorpusculum oleiharenae and encodes:
- the plsY gene encoding glycerol-3-phosphate 1-O-acyltransferase PlsY, producing MFEWSFIPLAYLAGSISSAILVCKLMGLPDPRDQGSGNPGATNVMRIGGKKAAAITLLGDLLKGLLPVYFANLLNVSPEILAMTGLAAFLGHLYPVFFGFKGGKGVATSIGVLLGFSWWLGLIFMAIWFSIYKISKISSLSALVASTISPIVTWYLTKEIYLLLAALVMTIILLWRHKSNIQRLLAGQEA